Proteins from one Leptolyngbyaceae cyanobacterium genomic window:
- a CDS encoding GUN4 domain-containing protein: MYLTTAGTAVYIAGADRVGWRNGEQWIGYNQIKFTLDAPVGHLPITWLVPTTFWMYWLARFASAGWRLLLERAIECNL, from the coding sequence GTGTACCTCACTACTGCGGGAACCGCTGTATATATTGCTGGGGCCGATCGCGTGGGTTGGCGCAATGGCGAACAATGGATCGGCTACAATCAAATAAAATTTACCCTTGATGCGCCTGTCGGACATTTACCGATTACTTGGTTGGTTCCTACTACTTTCTGGATGTATTGGCTAGCCCGTTTTGCTTCCGCAGGTTGGAGATTATTGTTAGAACGTGCTATTGAATGTAATTTATAA
- a CDS encoding GUN4 domain-containing protein, with amino-acid sequence MTLPVNISVDYTQLRHLLIAQKWEDADRETRRLMLQRFSLL; translated from the coding sequence ATGACTTTGCCAGTAAATATAAGCGTTGACTATACTCAATTGCGTCATTTATTAATAGCGCAAAAATGGGAAGATGCCGATCGCGAAACCAGAAGATTGATGTTACAGCGGTTTTCTCTGTTATGA
- the mfd gene encoding transcription-repair coupling factor, whose amino-acid sequence MAFSSIIRTLGRSALTTELLTKLNRQKCLHLNGVPRLPKGLVASALAQTEGRNLCVVTATLEEAGRWTAQLEAMGWQTVHFYPTSEATPYEPFDPESEMTWGQMQVLADLVIGNGETGMGNGEEKQPPKPKLAIIATERALQPHLPPKEAFLPYCLTLKRGESWDLEEFSQKLALLGYERVPLVETEGQWSRRGDIIDVFPVSAELPVRLEWFGDDLEHMREFAPDSQRSMDSINQLILTPTDFGPIVRASLSEEKVDRIKNYLSPEEQEKVDAGNPPEGVRRFLGIAFDRPASLLDYLPANTLVAIDEPEQCRAHGRVWVEHAEEQWELGNEEKSDQLPKIHRTFDESLKAVEAFHCLYLSELAEENNGLNLASRSIPATPHQFAKIAETLRQERDRNFSIFIISAQPSRSVSLLQEHDCPAQFIPNPRDYQAIDKLQIQHTPIAVKYSGLAELEGFILPTFRLVVVTDREFYGQHTLATPSYIRKRRRAASKQVDPNKLRPGDYVVHRNHGVGKFLKLEKLTINFETREYLVVQYADGLLRVAADQVGALSRFRATGDKAPELNKMTGKAWENTKNKVRKAIKKLAVDLLKLYAQRAQQQGFAYPNDNPWQQELEDSFPYQPTTDQLKATQEVKRDMESPRPMDRLVCGDVGFGKTEVAIRAIFKAVTAGKQVAFLAPTTVLTQQHYHTLKERFAPYPINVGLLNRFRSEEEKREILKRLTTGELDVVVGTQQLLGKGVTFRELGLLVIDEEQRFGVNQKEKIKSLKTQVDVLTLTATPIPRTLYMSLSGIREMSLITTPPPSRRPIKTHLSPYDPEAIRTAIRQELDRGGQVFYVVPRIEGIEETATKLREMVPGAKLAIAHGQLDESELEATMLSFSNGEADILVCTTIIESGLDIPRVNTILIEDAQKFGLAQLYQLRGRVGRAGIQAHAWLFYPKQSQLTDAARQRLRAIQEFTQLGSGYQLAMRDMEIRGVGNLLGAEQSGQMDAIGFDLYTEMLQEAIREIRGQEIPKVDDTQIELNLTAFMPTDYITDLDQKMSAYRAVAAANTKEELEQIAADWCDRYGNVPKPAQQLLKVMELKQIAKKLGFSRIKPEGKQHVILETPMEEPAWNLLAANLPDHLKNRFVYTPGKVTIRGLGVINADQQLENLISYLGKMEGALPEPALV is encoded by the coding sequence ATGGCGTTTTCTTCCATCATCAGAACATTAGGGCGAAGTGCCCTCACTACCGAACTCCTCACCAAGCTAAATCGGCAGAAATGTTTGCACCTGAATGGCGTTCCCCGCTTGCCGAAGGGATTGGTGGCTTCTGCTTTAGCTCAAACTGAGGGACGCAACTTGTGCGTGGTGACTGCTACTTTGGAAGAAGCCGGACGCTGGACTGCCCAATTGGAGGCGATGGGCTGGCAAACCGTACATTTTTACCCTACCTCAGAAGCCACGCCCTACGAGCCATTTGACCCGGAATCGGAAATGACTTGGGGACAAATGCAGGTATTGGCAGATTTGGTAATTGGGAATGGGGAAACGGGAATGGGGAATGGGGAAGAAAAGCAACCCCCAAAACCTAAACTCGCCATCATCGCGACAGAACGCGCTTTACAACCTCACTTACCGCCAAAAGAAGCTTTCCTACCCTACTGCCTGACCCTCAAACGGGGTGAAAGCTGGGATTTGGAAGAATTTAGCCAAAAGTTAGCTTTATTGGGATACGAACGAGTACCTTTGGTAGAAACGGAAGGACAATGGAGTCGTCGCGGCGATATTATCGATGTCTTCCCGGTTTCTGCGGAATTACCCGTGCGCTTAGAATGGTTTGGGGATGACTTGGAGCATATGCGGGAGTTTGCGCCGGACTCCCAGCGATCGATGGATAGCATCAATCAGCTAATTCTGACTCCGACAGATTTTGGGCCGATCGTGAGGGCATCTCTGAGTGAGGAAAAAGTCGATCGCATCAAAAATTATCTATCACCAGAAGAACAAGAAAAAGTAGATGCTGGGAATCCCCCAGAAGGGGTGCGGCGATTTTTGGGGATCGCCTTCGATCGACCCGCTTCTTTATTAGATTATTTACCCGCCAATACTTTAGTTGCCATTGACGAACCAGAACAATGTCGCGCACATGGTCGAGTTTGGGTAGAACACGCCGAAGAACAATGGGAATTGGGCAATGAGGAAAAATCCGACCAATTACCGAAAATACATCGTACTTTCGATGAATCTTTGAAAGCTGTAGAAGCTTTTCACTGTCTTTATTTATCAGAACTGGCAGAGGAAAATAACGGTTTAAATCTTGCCAGTCGTTCGATTCCCGCTACGCCCCATCAGTTTGCTAAGATTGCGGAAACTTTGCGACAAGAACGCGATCGCAATTTCTCCATTTTTATCATTTCCGCCCAACCCAGTCGTTCCGTTTCCCTCCTGCAAGAACACGACTGTCCCGCCCAATTCATCCCTAATCCCCGCGACTACCAAGCAATTGATAAGCTACAAATTCAACACACGCCAATTGCCGTCAAATATTCCGGATTAGCAGAATTAGAAGGATTTATTCTCCCTACATTTCGATTAGTAGTCGTTACCGATCGAGAATTTTACGGACAACATACCCTCGCCACTCCTAGCTACATTCGCAAACGTCGTCGTGCAGCTTCCAAACAAGTCGATCCCAACAAATTGCGCCCGGGTGATTATGTAGTTCACCGAAATCATGGCGTTGGTAAATTTCTTAAATTAGAAAAACTCACCATAAACTTTGAAACTCGCGAATATTTAGTCGTGCAATATGCCGATGGTTTATTGCGAGTCGCTGCCGATCAAGTAGGTGCTTTATCCCGCTTCCGCGCTACTGGTGATAAAGCCCCCGAACTTAATAAAATGACGGGGAAAGCTTGGGAAAATACCAAGAATAAAGTTCGCAAAGCGATTAAAAAATTGGCAGTCGATCTGCTCAAACTATACGCTCAACGCGCCCAACAACAAGGTTTTGCTTATCCGAACGATAACCCTTGGCAACAGGAATTAGAAGATTCTTTCCCCTATCAACCAACCACCGATCAGTTAAAGGCAACCCAAGAAGTAAAACGGGATATGGAATCCCCCAGACCGATGGATCGATTGGTATGTGGAGATGTGGGTTTTGGTAAAACAGAAGTAGCGATTCGAGCGATTTTCAAAGCGGTAACTGCTGGCAAACAAGTAGCTTTTCTCGCACCGACAACCGTTTTAACTCAGCAACATTACCACACTTTAAAAGAAAGATTTGCACCTTATCCGATTAATGTAGGATTACTCAATCGTTTCCGCAGCGAAGAAGAAAAACGGGAAATTTTAAAACGATTGACAACCGGGGAATTAGATGTAGTAGTAGGAACTCAACAATTATTAGGAAAAGGGGTAACTTTCCGAGAATTGGGTTTACTAGTAATCGACGAAGAACAGCGATTTGGCGTCAATCAAAAGGAAAAAATCAAATCTTTAAAAACGCAGGTGGATGTATTGACGCTAACAGCTACTCCGATTCCTCGTACTCTTTATATGTCGCTTTCGGGAATCAGAGAAATGAGTTTAATTACCACGCCGCCACCTTCCCGTCGCCCGATTAAAACTCATCTTTCACCTTACGATCCGGAAGCGATACGCACGGCAATTCGTCAAGAACTCGATCGCGGCGGACAAGTGTTTTACGTAGTACCCCGCATTGAAGGAATTGAAGAAACTGCAACTAAACTAAGAGAAATGGTACCAGGTGCGAAATTAGCGATCGCCCACGGTCAATTAGACGAGTCAGAATTAGAAGCTACCATGCTTTCTTTCAGTAATGGAGAAGCAGATATCCTCGTTTGTACGACTATTATCGAATCCGGTTTAGATATTCCGCGAGTCAATACAATATTGATTGAAGATGCTCAAAAATTCGGTCTTGCTCAACTATATCAATTGCGAGGTCGAGTTGGTCGGGCGGGAATTCAAGCCCACGCTTGGTTATTTTATCCCAAACAAAGTCAGCTAACTGATGCGGCGCGTCAGCGTTTACGGGCTATTCAAGAATTTACTCAATTAGGTTCCGGTTATCAACTTGCAATGCGGGATATGGAAATTCGCGGTGTAGGGAATTTGCTAGGTGCAGAACAGTCCGGTCAAATGGATGCGATCGGTTTCGATCTTTACACGGAAATGTTGCAAGAAGCAATCAGAGAAATTCGCGGACAAGAAATTCCCAAAGTGGACGATACCCAAATCGAACTCAATCTCACCGCCTTCATGCCCACCGATTATATTACCGATTTGGATCAAAAGATGAGTGCTTATCGTGCGGTGGCGGCGGCTAATACTAAAGAGGAATTAGAACAAATTGCGGCGGACTGGTGCGATCGCTATGGTAACGTTCCCAAACCAGCCCAACAACTATTAAAAGTCATGGAACTCAAGCAAATAGCCAAAAAACTCGGATTTTCTCGCATCAAACCAGAAGGCAAACAGCACGTTATTCTGGAAACACCAATGGAAGAACCAGCCTGGAACTTACTCGCCGCTAATTTACCAGATCATCTCAAAAATCGTTTTGTTTACACACCCGGTAAAGTCACCATTCGCGGTTTAGGAGTTATCAACGCCGATCAGCAATTAGAGAATTTAATTAGTTATTTGGGGAAAATGGAAGGTGCACTACCGGAACCGGCTTTAGTTTAG
- a CDS encoding hemolysin family protein codes for MSPTAEVLVVFLLILANAVFVMSELAIISARKVRLEHMADRGDAKARTALRLANDPNQFLSTVQIGITLLAILSGAFGETVFSKRLLPILALIPGLAPYKDAIASVLAVLIITYLTLIIGELVPKRVALNNPEPIAALVAIPMRMLAKITAPIVYLLSASTDMVVRLLGIRPSTEPLVTERDITALIEQGTEAGTFEAAEQDMVERVFRLGDRPVSALMTPRPDIVWLNLEDSFDINRQKMIGSGHSRLLVCQGELDNVLGVVQVTDLLSRCLASQPLDLTAMLRRPLFVPESMRGLKVLELFKQSGTHIVLVVDEYGVIQGLVTLNDILVEIVGDIPSVYHAEEPQVIRREDGSWLLDGMLSVEDFFELFNIDEFSEERRGNYHTMGGFVITQLGRIPMAADYFEWRGLRFEVMDMDGNRVDKVLVMPLQKNANSDLQQ; via the coding sequence ATGTCACCAACTGCCGAAGTTCTCGTTGTTTTTCTACTAATTCTCGCCAATGCTGTATTTGTAATGTCAGAATTGGCCATCATCTCAGCTAGAAAAGTGCGTTTGGAACACATGGCCGATCGCGGTGATGCTAAAGCACGCACTGCTTTAAGGTTAGCAAACGACCCCAATCAATTTTTATCTACGGTTCAGATTGGGATTACGCTACTAGCGATTCTGTCGGGTGCTTTCGGCGAAACGGTTTTTTCCAAGCGACTTTTACCCATTTTGGCTTTGATTCCCGGATTAGCACCCTACAAAGATGCGATCGCCTCTGTATTGGCAGTTTTAATCATTACTTATTTGACTTTAATTATTGGCGAACTGGTACCGAAGCGGGTAGCGTTAAATAACCCGGAACCGATCGCCGCTTTGGTTGCCATTCCGATGCGGATGTTAGCGAAAATTACTGCTCCGATCGTATATCTTTTGAGCGCTTCTACGGATATGGTAGTGCGACTCTTAGGGATCAGACCTTCTACAGAACCACTGGTTACCGAAAGAGATATCACTGCTTTAATCGAACAAGGAACGGAAGCAGGAACTTTTGAAGCCGCAGAACAAGACATGGTGGAAAGGGTGTTCCGCTTAGGCGATCGCCCAGTCAGTGCTTTAATGACACCAAGACCGGATATTGTTTGGCTTAATTTAGAAGATTCTTTTGATATAAATCGCCAAAAAATGATCGGTAGCGGTCATTCTCGCCTGTTAGTTTGCCAAGGAGAACTAGATAACGTTTTGGGTGTAGTGCAAGTTACCGATTTATTATCTCGTTGTTTGGCGAGCCAACCCCTAGATTTAACCGCAATGTTGCGCCGACCGTTATTCGTACCAGAAAGTATGAGAGGGTTAAAAGTACTAGAACTCTTCAAGCAATCTGGCACTCACATCGTCTTAGTAGTAGACGAATACGGGGTAATTCAAGGATTAGTAACGCTTAACGATATTTTAGTCGAAATAGTCGGCGATATCCCTTCTGTTTATCATGCAGAAGAACCCCAAGTAATTCGGCGGGAAGATGGTTCTTGGTTATTGGATGGAATGCTATCAGTAGAAGATTTTTTTGAACTTTTTAATATTGATGAATTTTCCGAAGAACGGAGAGGCAACTATCACACGATGGGCGGTTTTGTAATTACTCAATTAGGACGCATTCCAATGGCAGCCGATTACTTTGAATGGCGAGGTTTGCGTTTTGAAGTGATGGATATGGATGGTAACCGAGTGGATAAAGTTTTGGTGATGCCCCTACAAAAAAATGCCAACTCAGACCTTCAACAATAA
- a CDS encoding Mo-dependent nitrogenase C-terminal domain-containing protein, protein MNTPLANYQTATLPTFTSISAKTQKGIKLDPLQPLRQWLDEIEVSNPKLATFLYKAIPAQCPFERDIVIFGRTVAHIPPLCKLNPLYDQLVGLRFRALCYLVDECGVDILSYS, encoded by the coding sequence ATGAATACTCCATTAGCAAACTATCAGACTGCTACTCTACCTACTTTCACCTCCATTTCTGCCAAAACTCAAAAAGGTATCAAACTCGACCCCCTGCAACCTTTACGCCAATGGCTTGACGAAATAGAGGTTTCCAATCCCAAACTAGCTACATTTCTCTACAAAGCAATACCAGCGCAGTGTCCGTTTGAGCGAGATATCGTAATTTTTGGTCGCACGGTAGCGCACATTCCACCTCTTTGCAAACTGAATCCCCTTTACGATCAATTAGTTGGCTTGCGTTTTCGCGCTCTTTGTTATTTAGTTGATGAGTGTGGAGTAGATATACTATCCTACTCCTGA
- a CDS encoding cupin domain-containing protein — MEIKVERQPTQELLNQLGIPKWPIWTKEVSEFPWTYDESETCYFLEGDVIVTPDGGESVQVGKGDLVTFPSGMSCTWHIKKDVKKHYKFG, encoded by the coding sequence ATGGAAATTAAAGTCGAACGCCAACCTACTCAAGAACTCCTCAATCAATTAGGTATCCCGAAATGGCCGATTTGGACTAAGGAAGTATCGGAATTTCCTTGGACTTACGACGAATCAGAAACTTGTTATTTTCTAGAAGGTGATGTAATCGTGACGCCCGATGGTGGGGAATCAGTGCAAGTTGGCAAAGGAGATTTAGTCACGTTTCCCTCTGGAATGTCTTGCACTTGGCACATCAAGAAAGATGTGAAAAAGCATTATAAATTTGGTTAA